One part of the Olleya sp. YS genome encodes these proteins:
- the arfB gene encoding alternative ribosome rescue aminoacyl-tRNA hydrolase ArfB, producing the protein MLNRTALEKEFKLKAIRSSGSGGQHVNKVATKIELSFSVAESLVLTQDQKQLIQEKLSSRLTKDQVLILQCGESRSQLKNKGIAIQRALSILENALKVEAIRKPTKIPRAVIKKRLKSKKMNAERKANRKKPNIE; encoded by the coding sequence ATGTTAAATAGAACTGCTTTAGAAAAAGAGTTTAAGCTAAAAGCTATTAGAAGCTCAGGAAGTGGCGGACAGCACGTTAATAAAGTAGCTACTAAAATTGAATTAAGTTTTTCTGTTGCAGAATCTTTAGTGCTAACTCAGGATCAAAAACAATTAATACAAGAAAAACTGTCAAGCAGGTTAACTAAAGATCAAGTCCTTATTTTACAGTGTGGCGAAAGTAGAAGTCAATTAAAAAATAAAGGTATTGCTATACAACGTGCATTATCCATTTTAGAAAATGCTTTAAAAGTAGAAGCCATACGTAAGCCAACCAAAATACCTAGAGCAGTCATTAAAAAAAGACTAAAAAGCAAAAAAATGAATGCAGAACGTAAAGCTAATCGCAAAAAACCTAATATCGAATAG
- a CDS encoding TonB-dependent receptor encodes MKSIFLFLALFVLSVNVFAQQNNVQDSTKVEQLDEVLLSATRAKDKTPVAFSTITKEELESINLGQDLPILLDQLPSVVTTSDAGAGVGYTGIRVRGSDATRVNVTINGIPYNDAESQGTFWVNMPDFVSSVEDIQLQRGVGTSTNGSGAFGASLNLKTLNPSSVGYATTTNAIGSFGTRKHNISIGSGVNNNFYAEARLSNIQSDGYIDRARADLNSYYAEAGYLDNKTSIKAIVFGGKEETYQSWYGTPEAVVNNDREGIQAFIDRNFPSDAEAANLLNSGRTYNFYTYDNEVDNYQQTHYQLHASHQFSSNFSANLSGNFTRGKGYFEQYKDNEELGDYFPNSPNASEEGDVIRRRWLDNNFTAIVYSLNYKKNDLNLYLGGGYNTYKGDHFGEVIWDSFESSIPIRSNYYFSYGDKQDFNTYVKAEYTINANLFALLDLQYRTVNYESVGTSSDLVDINVKETYKFFNPKFGLTYRIDNYNNIYGSYAVGNREPNRDDLTKNPIRPKPEQLHDFEFGYKLRTPEYYFTANLYYMNYKDQLVLTGDLDDVGDPIRQNVADSYRAGIELQAGYKFSDKLRVDANATFSQNKIKSFDYVVYDTQYDPNTFDTVSYEPVVTTFEDTDISFSPNVIFGSTITFSPIKNGSIALLSKYVGQQFLDNTSSDSKSMDAYFVNNLNLSYKIKPQWIKEIAFNLLVNNIFNNEYVSNGYTYSYFYRPENSNDAAITENFYYPQATINFLMGMTLKF; translated from the coding sequence ATGAAATCTATTTTTCTTTTTTTAGCACTTTTTGTGTTATCAGTCAATGTTTTTGCACAACAAAATAATGTGCAAGATTCAACTAAAGTTGAACAATTAGACGAAGTCCTATTATCTGCAACCAGAGCAAAAGACAAAACACCAGTAGCTTTTTCGACCATCACCAAAGAGGAGCTAGAATCTATTAACTTGGGTCAAGATTTACCAATATTGCTAGATCAATTACCTTCTGTAGTCACTACAAGTGATGCAGGAGCAGGAGTAGGTTATACAGGTATTAGAGTTCGTGGTAGTGATGCAACAAGAGTAAATGTAACCATTAACGGAATTCCTTATAACGATGCAGAAAGCCAAGGAACATTTTGGGTAAATATGCCAGATTTTGTGAGCTCTGTAGAAGATATTCAGCTACAACGTGGTGTTGGAACTTCTACTAATGGTTCTGGAGCTTTTGGTGCCAGTTTAAACTTAAAAACATTAAATCCGTCTTCGGTAGGATATGCAACTACGACCAATGCTATTGGAAGTTTCGGAACTAGAAAGCACAATATTAGTATAGGATCTGGTGTAAATAATAATTTTTATGCAGAAGCAAGACTATCTAATATACAAAGTGATGGGTATATAGACAGAGCTCGTGCAGATTTAAATAGTTATTATGCAGAAGCTGGATATTTAGATAATAAAACTTCTATTAAAGCTATCGTTTTTGGAGGAAAAGAAGAAACGTACCAATCTTGGTACGGAACACCAGAAGCTGTAGTTAATAATGACAGAGAAGGCATTCAAGCGTTTATTGATAGAAATTTTCCAAGCGATGCAGAAGCTGCAAACCTTTTAAACTCTGGAAGAACTTATAATTTTTATACTTATGATAATGAAGTTGATAACTACCAGCAAACCCATTATCAACTCCATGCATCACATCAATTTAGCTCTAATTTTTCTGCAAATTTGTCAGGAAATTTTACAAGAGGTAAAGGGTATTTTGAGCAGTATAAAGACAATGAAGAGTTAGGTGACTATTTTCCAAATAGTCCAAATGCTTCAGAGGAAGGTGATGTGATTAGAAGACGTTGGTTGGACAATAATTTTACTGCAATCGTATATTCACTTAATTATAAAAAAAATGATTTAAATCTGTATTTAGGTGGAGGTTACAATACTTACAAAGGTGACCATTTTGGTGAAGTCATTTGGGACTCTTTTGAATCATCAATTCCTATTAGAAGTAATTATTATTTTAGTTATGGAGATAAGCAAGACTTTAATACCTACGTTAAAGCAGAGTATACTATTAATGCTAATCTATTTGCTTTATTAGATTTACAATACCGAACGGTTAATTATGAGTCTGTTGGAACAAGTTCGGATTTGGTAGATATTAATGTCAAAGAAACCTATAAGTTTTTCAATCCTAAATTTGGATTAACTTATAGAATTGATAATTATAATAATATTTATGGGTCTTATGCAGTAGGAAACAGAGAGCCAAATCGTGATGATTTAACCAAAAACCCAATCCGCCCAAAACCTGAGCAATTGCATGATTTTGAGTTTGGCTACAAACTACGTACTCCAGAGTATTACTTTACTGCTAATTTGTATTACATGAATTACAAAGACCAATTAGTATTGACAGGAGATTTAGATGATGTTGGTGATCCAATAAGACAAAACGTAGCAGATAGTTATAGAGCTGGTATAGAGTTACAAGCAGGTTACAAATTCTCTGATAAATTACGTGTTGATGCTAACGCAACCTTTAGTCAAAACAAAATAAAATCGTTTGATTATGTTGTCTATGATACGCAATACGACCCAAACACGTTTGATACAGTGTCTTATGAACCTGTAGTGACTACATTTGAAGATACAGATATTTCGTTTTCACCAAATGTTATTTTTGGTAGTACAATAACATTTTCTCCAATAAAAAACGGAAGTATTGCTTTATTGTCTAAATATGTAGGTCAGCAATTTTTAGACAATACCTCAAGCGACAGTAAAAGCATGGACGCTTACTTTGTCAATAATTTAAACTTGTCATATAAAATAAAGCCACAATGGATTAAAGAGATTGCTTTTAATCTATTAGTGAATAATATATTTAATAATGAGTATGTATCTAATGGATATACTTACAGTTATTTTTACAGACCAGAAAACTCTAATGATGCAGCTATAACAGAAAATTTCTATTATCCTCAAGCCACCATTAATTTTTTAATGGGAATGACATTAAAGTTTTAA